Proteins encoded by one window of Ferroacidibacillus organovorans:
- a CDS encoding DUF881 domain-containing protein, whose translation MEAASRQIVAFTVVLSVLGMMLAVQYRDVTLGGAALFSSMPDIAGAVSRLDAVDAENHRILRQVRVTEQKINKLESQMIQEGGASSRALLLMRSAALLNGSTNVHGPGVTLTIQDGHLTGAAYEQFLTHDWDLRSVVNELFLAGADAVSINQVRITMQTGIFCIGPLIRVGDAKLGPPFVIRAIGNKTLLTDALNLPGGVLDALRAANRGLLVSKPVARADVQIPAAGGMG comes from the coding sequence ATGGAAGCAGCGTCTCGCCAGATTGTGGCGTTTACGGTCGTGCTCTCTGTACTAGGAATGATGCTCGCCGTTCAGTATCGCGACGTCACACTTGGCGGCGCCGCCCTATTTTCCTCCATGCCTGATATTGCAGGGGCGGTATCGCGACTCGACGCCGTGGACGCCGAGAATCACCGCATTTTAAGGCAGGTACGAGTGACTGAGCAAAAAATCAATAAACTGGAATCGCAAATGATTCAGGAGGGGGGAGCCTCTTCGCGTGCGCTACTCCTCATGCGCTCTGCGGCGCTTTTAAACGGTTCCACGAATGTGCACGGACCTGGCGTGACACTGACGATCCAGGATGGACACCTCACGGGTGCCGCTTATGAACAGTTTTTGACGCACGACTGGGATTTGCGTTCTGTGGTCAATGAGCTTTTTCTCGCAGGGGCGGATGCCGTCTCGATCAATCAGGTGCGAATCACGATGCAGACAGGTATATTTTGCATCGGGCCGTTGATTCGTGTCGGCGATGCTAAACTCGGACCACCGTTTGTCATTCGCGCGATTGGCAACAAAACACTTTTGACAGACGCGCTGAATCTTCCCGGTGGGGTGCTCGACGCGCTGCGTGCGGCAAATCGCGGGTTGCTTGTGTCAAAGCCCGTCGCCCGCGCAGATGTGCAGATTCCGGCGGCTGGGGGAATGGGCTGA
- a CDS encoding DUF881 domain-containing protein, translating into MLLRKYPVTSVAVLLGVMIGLELHMNRMSPAVAYSSYLNATNALSQAIQKTPVAIRQLAAARAQLKTLEDASEHTAKGYLRLQSELNSVEKQAGLTPWTGTGIVIRISYDPNLPVIPGLRFVDEATQLRMVVNILESAGAQAIAINGQRLVTTSSIRSVMGLNAAQGPFSSAVQINEQPVDAPYVIEAAGNPAPLSSVLNAEGLADQFRILDQAFRVTLFRAPHLLRLPAYTGPLPGAYAKESLNA; encoded by the coding sequence ATGCTGCTTCGAAAATACCCCGTGACGAGTGTCGCCGTCCTTCTTGGCGTGATGATAGGCCTTGAGCTTCACATGAACAGAATGAGCCCTGCTGTCGCCTACAGCAGCTATCTAAACGCGACAAATGCGCTTTCCCAAGCGATACAGAAGACGCCAGTCGCGATTCGTCAACTCGCTGCGGCGCGCGCTCAATTGAAAACATTGGAAGATGCGTCGGAGCACACAGCAAAAGGATATTTGCGACTTCAGAGCGAATTAAATAGCGTTGAGAAACAGGCTGGTTTGACCCCCTGGACCGGAACGGGAATTGTGATTCGAATTTCCTATGATCCAAACCTTCCAGTGATTCCTGGTTTGCGTTTTGTCGACGAGGCGACACAGTTGCGCATGGTCGTGAACATCTTGGAATCTGCAGGCGCACAAGCGATCGCGATCAACGGACAACGTCTTGTGACCACTTCAAGCATTCGCTCTGTCATGGGACTAAACGCTGCGCAGGGGCCATTCTCATCGGCCGTTCAGATCAATGAACAACCAGTCGATGCGCCTTATGTCATCGAGGCTGCGGGAAATCCGGCACCGTTATCAAGTGTGCTTAATGCAGAAGGGCTTGCCGATCAGTTCCGCATTCTTGACCAAGCGTTTCGCGTCACGCTATTTCGCGCACCGCATCTTCTCAGGCTGCCCGCGTACACGGGTCCACTCCCTGGTGCATACGCAAAGGAGTCATTGAACGCATGA
- a CDS encoding small basic family protein, producing MRRTLPFVGLFVGIGLGLAIPIHLSLQYASYLSVAILAAVDTVFGGIKSSLLRQFDARVFLTGFFFNAVLSAALAFVGSYLGLDLALAAVVAFGVRIFNNLASIRHQILGKRKIASPN from the coding sequence ATGAGGCGTACACTGCCGTTTGTCGGTTTGTTTGTCGGAATCGGGCTTGGACTGGCCATTCCGATTCATCTTTCTCTGCAGTACGCCTCCTATCTCTCTGTCGCGATTCTCGCCGCGGTTGATACTGTTTTTGGCGGTATCAAATCGTCCCTTTTACGGCAATTTGACGCGCGCGTATTTTTGACGGGATTTTTCTTTAATGCAGTGCTTTCCGCTGCGCTCGCTTTTGTCGGCTCTTATCTCGGCCTTGATCTCGCGCTCGCCGCAGTTGTCGCGTTTGGTGTGAGGATTTTTAACAATCTTGCATCGATTCGTCACCAAATCTTAGGAAAAAGGAAAATTGCATCCCCAAACTAG
- the ftsZ gene encoding cell division protein FtsZ, giving the protein MLEFDYEMDSLAHIKVIGVGGGGCNAVNRMIEGGVQGVDFITVNTDAQALHLSKARERIQIGEKLTRGLGAGANPDIGKRAAEESREAIMATLKGADMVFVTAGMGGGTGTGAAPVVAEIAKELGALTVGVVTKPFTFEGRRRLNQAESGITALKEKVDTLIVIPNDRLLEIVEKNTPMLEAFREADNVLRQGVSGISDLIAETGLINVDFADVKAIMTERGSALMGIGVASGEKRAAEAAQKAIRSPLLDTPIDGARGVLIHVAGGENLSLFEVNEAANIVAEAADPEVNFIFGAVIKPELKDELIVTVIATGFEHRAGTTTPRPIAQRVDPRPAVASGSDNLEIPAFLRNRPSGRV; this is encoded by the coding sequence ATGCTCGAGTTTGATTATGAAATGGATTCGCTTGCACACATCAAAGTGATCGGTGTCGGCGGCGGAGGATGCAACGCGGTAAACCGTATGATTGAAGGTGGCGTACAAGGCGTCGATTTTATCACGGTCAATACGGATGCGCAGGCGTTACATCTCTCCAAGGCGCGCGAACGAATCCAGATTGGCGAAAAATTGACGCGCGGATTGGGTGCGGGTGCAAACCCGGATATCGGGAAGCGGGCGGCTGAAGAAAGCCGCGAAGCGATCATGGCGACGTTAAAGGGCGCAGACATGGTGTTTGTCACGGCCGGAATGGGCGGTGGCACCGGAACGGGTGCGGCGCCGGTCGTCGCAGAAATTGCAAAAGAACTCGGCGCATTGACAGTCGGCGTCGTCACAAAACCGTTTACCTTTGAGGGAAGGCGCCGCCTGAACCAGGCCGAGAGTGGCATCACTGCACTCAAAGAAAAAGTGGACACGCTGATTGTCATTCCCAATGACCGGTTGCTTGAAATTGTCGAAAAGAACACACCGATGCTCGAAGCGTTTCGCGAAGCGGACAATGTTCTTCGGCAAGGTGTGTCCGGCATTTCCGATTTGATCGCAGAGACGGGACTTATCAATGTCGACTTTGCAGACGTCAAGGCGATCATGACAGAGCGGGGCTCGGCGCTTATGGGAATTGGCGTCGCGAGCGGAGAAAAGCGCGCGGCAGAAGCTGCGCAAAAGGCAATCCGCAGCCCGCTTCTTGACACGCCAATCGATGGCGCACGCGGTGTCTTGATTCATGTTGCGGGCGGCGAAAATCTCAGCTTGTTTGAGGTCAACGAGGCGGCCAACATTGTTGCGGAGGCGGCCGACCCGGAAGTGAACTTTATCTTTGGCGCAGTGATTAAACCTGAGTTAAAGGATGAACTCATTGTCACAGTGATTGCAACGGGGTTTGAGCACCGTGCCGGAACGACCACGCCGCGCCCGATTGCGCAGCGCGTTGATCCTCGTCCTGCCGTTGCCTCAGGGTCGGATAACCTTGAAATTCCCGCGTTCTTGCGCAATCGCCCGTCTGGTCGCGTTTGA
- a CDS encoding sigma-E processing peptidase SpoIIGA yields the protein MVVYLDLTFLVNLLVDSMLLWLTSYLLKLRTRPGRIGLAAGLGSLYSVLSLFPWGEALNAAWCKTVFSVLFLALLQPRGSFSLGRLRYGWSLARTLAVFYLTAFCLAGAVYGSYSFFGKTSVMPGLELVRGRIAWWTSIPAWLTVALAPLVLFSVRYAASTVKRRQQLHRETVQVTIAANERTVEVQCLVDTGNALIDPITHSPVAVVTAQSLQDLLPPWLREVVSRGEDPIKALYKAPPGIGEDDMHFTMVPYRGIGAEQGMLLAFRPDDVTHQTAQGLVSLMPMVIALRIQPMSEKDHYDGILPATAFVERSAQHEHSRPRPNADAPFRPSHPA from the coding sequence ATGGTCGTCTATCTCGATCTCACCTTCCTCGTGAATTTGCTTGTAGACTCAATGCTTCTCTGGTTGACGTCTTACCTCTTGAAATTGCGCACGCGACCGGGAAGGATTGGATTGGCGGCAGGACTTGGCTCACTCTACTCTGTCTTGTCGCTCTTTCCGTGGGGTGAGGCACTCAACGCGGCATGGTGTAAAACGGTATTCTCTGTTCTGTTTCTTGCCCTCTTGCAGCCTCGCGGATCTTTTTCATTGGGGCGTCTTCGCTATGGGTGGTCACTCGCGCGAACGCTCGCGGTTTTCTATCTCACGGCGTTCTGTCTGGCTGGCGCCGTGTATGGAAGCTACAGTTTTTTTGGTAAGACAAGCGTAATGCCTGGACTCGAACTTGTGCGTGGCCGCATTGCCTGGTGGACTAGCATCCCGGCTTGGCTCACCGTTGCACTAGCCCCACTCGTGCTTTTTAGCGTGCGCTATGCTGCATCGACGGTGAAACGGCGGCAGCAATTGCATCGCGAGACGGTGCAGGTGACCATCGCCGCAAATGAACGGACGGTTGAAGTACAGTGTCTCGTCGATACTGGAAACGCGTTGATCGATCCAATCACGCATTCTCCTGTCGCCGTCGTCACGGCGCAAAGCCTGCAGGATCTGCTGCCACCCTGGCTTCGTGAAGTGGTGTCACGTGGAGAGGATCCGATCAAGGCGTTATACAAGGCCCCTCCGGGTATTGGCGAAGATGACATGCATTTCACGATGGTGCCGTATCGCGGCATAGGCGCAGAACAAGGGATGCTCTTGGCGTTTCGCCCGGATGATGTCACGCATCAGACCGCGCAGGGTCTCGTATCACTCATGCCAATGGTCATCGCGCTGCGGATTCAGCCGATGTCTGAAAAAGATCACTATGACGGTATATTGCCCGCAACAGCGTTCGTGGAAAGGAGCGCACAGCATGAACATTCCCGCCCGCGTCCGAATGCAGACGCGCCTTTTCGTCCTTCGCATCCTGCTTAG
- the sigE gene encoding RNA polymerase sporulation sigma factor SigE, which produces MQTRLFVLRILLSIGRSKESIWYVGGSEALPPPLSRDEEEYLLSRLPSGDEAVRAMLIERNLRLVVYIARKFENTGIHIEDLVSIGTIGLIKAVNTFDVEKKIKLATYASRCIENEILMFLRRNSKIRIEVSFDEPLNVDWDGNELLLSDVLGTESDTIYRDIEDQVDRNLLYSALEKLTERERKIMEMRFGLTGEKEMTQKDVADLLGISQSYISRLEKRIIKRLRKEFHKLT; this is translated from the coding sequence ATGCAGACGCGCCTTTTCGTCCTTCGCATCCTGCTTAGCATTGGACGCTCCAAAGAATCCATTTGGTACGTCGGAGGAAGCGAGGCACTCCCGCCACCGCTTTCTCGCGATGAAGAGGAGTATCTTCTTTCTCGTTTGCCAAGTGGTGACGAAGCGGTGCGCGCTATGCTCATCGAACGCAATTTGCGGCTCGTTGTCTACATTGCGCGGAAGTTTGAAAATACTGGAATCCATATTGAGGATCTCGTTTCCATTGGCACGATCGGACTCATCAAGGCGGTAAACACGTTTGATGTAGAAAAAAAGATCAAACTAGCCACCTATGCCTCTCGCTGCATTGAGAATGAGATTCTCATGTTTCTGCGCAGGAACAGTAAAATTCGCATCGAAGTTTCATTTGACGAGCCGCTTAATGTGGACTGGGATGGAAATGAACTCCTCTTGTCCGATGTGCTCGGTACAGAGAGTGACACGATCTATCGGGACATCGAGGATCAGGTGGATCGCAATCTGCTTTACAGCGCGCTTGAGAAACTGACGGAGCGGGAAAGAAAGATTATGGAAATGCGTTTTGGCTTGACTGGTGAAAAGGAAATGACACAAAAGGACGTCGCTGATCTGCTCGGGATTTCACAGTCGTATATTTCCCGCTTGGAAAAGCGAATTATCAAACGGTTGCGTAAAGAATTTCACAAGCTGACGTAG
- the sigG gene encoding RNA polymerase sporulation sigma factor SigG encodes MKRNKVEICGVNTSQLPVLTNAEMRDLFARMQAGERPAREKLVSGNLRLVLSVIQRFNNRGEYVDDLFQVGCIGLMKAIDNFDLGQNVKFSTYAVPMIIGEIRRYLRDNNPIRVSRSLRDIAYRALQVRDHLTNKNLREPTIAEISSAMEVPKEDVVFALDAIQDPVSLFEPIYHDGGDPIFVMDQISDDKQQDVTWVEGIAIREAMRRLSMREKRILSMRFFEGKTQMEVADEIGISQAQVSRLEKAAIQHMQKFIT; translated from the coding sequence TTGAAGCGCAACAAAGTCGAGATTTGCGGTGTCAACACTTCGCAACTCCCCGTGCTCACAAACGCTGAGATGCGCGACCTGTTTGCCCGCATGCAAGCGGGGGAGCGGCCCGCGCGCGAAAAACTGGTCAGCGGCAATCTGCGTCTTGTGCTCTCCGTGATTCAGCGCTTTAACAATCGCGGCGAGTATGTGGATGATCTTTTTCAAGTTGGATGCATTGGACTCATGAAAGCGATCGACAATTTTGATCTCGGTCAGAATGTAAAATTCTCGACGTATGCTGTCCCCATGATTATTGGTGAAATCAGACGCTATCTTCGTGATAACAATCCCATACGCGTAAGTCGGTCGCTGCGCGATATTGCGTATCGCGCGCTTCAAGTTCGCGATCATCTCACAAACAAAAACCTGCGTGAACCGACGATCGCCGAAATCTCCTCAGCCATGGAAGTACCCAAAGAAGATGTGGTCTTCGCGCTGGATGCGATTCAGGATCCCGTCTCGTTGTTTGAACCGATTTATCATGACGGCGGTGATCCCATTTTTGTCATGGATCAGATCAGCGATGACAAACAACAGGATGTCACCTGGGTGGAAGGAATCGCGATTCGCGAAGCGATGCGCCGTCTTTCCATGCGGGAGAAACGGATTCTCTCCATGCGCTTTTTCGAGGGAAAGACGCAGATGGAAGTGGCGGATGAAATAGGCATCTCTCAGGCGCAAGTCTCGCGACTGGAGAAGGCGGCCATTCAACACATGCAAAAATTTATCACGTAG
- a CDS encoding YlmC/YmxH family sporulation protein, with translation MRASELQAKDVINIGDGRRLGSIGDLDIDLDTGMVKTLIIPPAGKFFGMFASGEEVVISFTQIVKIGSDVVLVDLRAQRESPLLSSHTSHTSSGY, from the coding sequence ATGAGGGCTTCGGAACTGCAAGCCAAAGATGTGATCAACATCGGGGATGGAAGGCGGCTTGGCTCGATCGGAGATCTTGATATCGATCTCGATACGGGAATGGTAAAAACGCTGATCATCCCTCCCGCCGGCAAGTTTTTTGGAATGTTTGCAAGCGGGGAAGAAGTGGTGATCTCGTTTACCCAGATCGTAAAAATTGGATCGGATGTGGTCTTGGTGGATCTGCGCGCACAGCGTGAATCCCCGCTGCTCTCTTCGCATACTTCACATACTTCAAGCGGATACTGA
- the pgeF gene encoding peptidoglycan editing factor PgeF — translation MDALRLLQFEEYGAIAQFTRADAPGVSCDSFASLNLGLHVGDDPEAVRKNRRIAADIVGLSETRIVYAEQVHGARVAIVHAKDAGRGAYDTKDAIQGVDGLVTSARGLGLAILAADCTPVLLYDPYAGVIGAAHAGWKGTAQGVVMATIEEMKKLGAHPEDMLIALGPAIRGCCYEVDRPVTDALTAMYRNLKTQESLPFRASERTPGRTMVDLPTLVRLQAETAGVPHEQVVDTSVCTHCMPGFFSHRKQRAKAGRHAGFIAIRPRRLSLRGRLR, via the coding sequence ATGGACGCGTTACGCCTGTTGCAGTTTGAAGAGTACGGCGCGATTGCGCAGTTTACGCGCGCCGACGCGCCGGGAGTGAGCTGCGACTCATTTGCCTCACTCAATCTGGGACTTCATGTCGGCGATGACCCAGAGGCGGTTCGAAAAAACCGGCGAATCGCGGCAGACATTGTGGGGCTTTCAGAGACACGCATTGTTTACGCAGAACAGGTGCACGGGGCGCGTGTTGCGATTGTTCACGCGAAAGACGCTGGGCGCGGCGCGTATGACACGAAGGATGCAATTCAAGGTGTGGACGGGCTTGTCACGTCGGCGCGCGGGCTTGGTCTTGCCATTCTTGCGGCAGATTGTACGCCTGTACTTCTCTATGACCCGTATGCAGGTGTGATTGGCGCGGCGCATGCTGGCTGGAAGGGCACTGCGCAAGGTGTGGTGATGGCGACAATTGAAGAGATGAAAAAACTAGGCGCGCACCCGGAGGACATGCTTATTGCGTTGGGACCTGCGATCCGCGGTTGCTGCTACGAGGTCGACCGTCCTGTCACGGATGCGCTCACAGCGATGTATCGCAATCTAAAGACGCAGGAATCTCTTCCATTTCGCGCGTCGGAGCGCACGCCGGGGCGGACGATGGTTGATTTGCCGACGCTTGTGCGGTTGCAGGCGGAGACAGCCGGTGTGCCGCATGAGCAAGTGGTTGATACGAGCGTCTGCACACACTGCATGCCAGGATTTTTTTCGCATCGAAAGCAACGCGCAAAGGCGGGACGGCACGCGGGGTTCATAGCGATCAGGCCGCGTCGATTGTCACTTCGGGGGAGATTGCGATGA
- a CDS encoding YggS family pyridoxal phosphate-dependent enzyme, producing the protein MSDERDALASQRVARVMRVRERIEHACARAGRQPAEVRLIAVTKYISKEETAKLYELGLREMGENRWQVLREKISADLPVSWHFIGPLQTNKVKEVVRSVSYVHSLDRKKLADALSAEVQKAGVRIRALIQVNVTGEPQKSGVTPDQIDGLLEYVLEQDGIDVAGFMTIGVQGATEYDARATFSRLREIRDRAEARFHVKLPELSMGMSADFEWAIEEGATMVRVGRELTGDGKNLHDSI; encoded by the coding sequence ATGAGCGATGAAAGAGATGCGCTGGCAAGTCAGAGGGTGGCGCGTGTCATGCGTGTGCGTGAACGCATCGAACATGCGTGTGCGCGTGCAGGCAGGCAACCTGCCGAAGTTCGCTTGATTGCTGTGACAAAATATATTTCCAAAGAAGAAACAGCAAAACTCTATGAACTGGGCCTGCGCGAGATGGGTGAAAACCGCTGGCAGGTTTTAAGAGAAAAAATTTCTGCAGACCTTCCGGTTTCCTGGCACTTTATCGGACCGCTACAAACCAACAAAGTGAAAGAGGTCGTGCGCAGCGTTTCATATGTGCACTCTTTGGATCGCAAAAAGCTGGCGGATGCACTTTCCGCTGAGGTGCAAAAGGCAGGTGTGCGTATACGCGCGTTGATCCAAGTCAATGTGACAGGGGAGCCGCAAAAGTCAGGGGTTACGCCAGATCAGATTGATGGATTGCTCGAGTATGTGCTGGAGCAGGATGGGATCGATGTGGCAGGTTTTATGACCATCGGCGTACAGGGCGCGACGGAATACGACGCACGGGCCACCTTCTCGCGGCTGCGCGAAATCCGCGATCGCGCAGAGGCGCGGTTTCACGTGAAGTTGCCCGAATTGTCGATGGGCATGTCGGCTGATTTTGAGTGGGCGATCGAAGAGGGAGCCACCATGGTGCGCGTGGGACGCGAACTTACGGGTGATGGCAAAAACCTGCATGATTCGATTTGA
- a CDS encoding cell division protein SepF, with amino-acid sequence MLRKMWQFLGLADEEEEEESLFEEHAPEPEIEPMSQGKRATVVSLHTQKQVRVVLVEPTNYEDSQGIADHLKAHRSVIINLHRCPYDQSARVVDFMSGCVYAVGGIMQKLGHLIFLCAPDNVDVQGTISEYLANESRAQLR; translated from the coding sequence GTGTTGCGCAAAATGTGGCAATTTCTCGGCCTCGCCGACGAAGAAGAGGAGGAAGAGAGCTTGTTTGAAGAACATGCTCCCGAACCGGAGATTGAGCCGATGTCCCAGGGAAAACGCGCGACGGTTGTGAGCCTGCACACGCAAAAACAGGTGCGCGTCGTGCTTGTGGAACCAACGAACTACGAAGATTCGCAGGGAATTGCCGATCATTTAAAAGCGCACCGCTCCGTGATCATCAATCTTCATCGTTGCCCGTATGACCAGTCGGCGCGTGTGGTAGACTTTATGAGTGGATGTGTCTATGCAGTTGGCGGCATTATGCAAAAGTTGGGGCACCTCATTTTTCTGTGCGCGCCAGATAACGTAGACGTGCAAGGTACGATCAGTGAGTATTTGGCGAATGAGAGTCGGGCACAGTTGAGGTGA
- a CDS encoding YggT family protein yields MAVTILNLLSWILEVYWYVLLARIILSYFPDAQRTSFGRYLYTITEPYFGLFRRMIPMVSLGGAYIDLSSIVALIAYTFIRSGLLAVVIWLFNAIGLG; encoded by the coding sequence GTGGCAGTTACCATTTTAAATCTCTTGAGCTGGATCCTTGAAGTGTACTGGTACGTGCTGCTTGCGCGTATCATTTTGAGCTATTTTCCCGATGCACAACGTACTTCTTTTGGACGCTATCTGTATACGATCACAGAACCATACTTCGGACTGTTCCGCCGTATGATCCCAATGGTCTCGCTCGGCGGCGCGTATATTGACCTTTCCTCTATTGTCGCGCTGATTGCGTATACTTTTATCCGAAGCGGGTTGCTGGCCGTGGTGATATGGCTTTTTAATGCCATAGGACTTGGCTAA
- a CDS encoding RNA-binding protein — protein MHRGGQGLAADEQVFLKRMADLARRASQKGIWTLSAFLSPREAELARLAAKRESILVHANGGFPGAERVRILFADAQDVERDAFEIASLSITCGAQEQMTHGQVLGSILGLGLNRDVLGDLLVAGNTAHVFCTEAIKPFLLATLLRVGPHAVRVVETRESLGFQNGFEHWEERQFTVSSLRLDAFLAHAFSMSRNKAVEPIHAGLVQVNHRVSDDPSTPLCEGDLISLRGFGRAKVLELMGTSKKGRLVIRAGRMRSK, from the coding sequence ATGCATAGAGGTGGACAGGGTCTTGCGGCAGATGAGCAGGTGTTTTTAAAACGGATGGCCGATTTGGCTCGGCGTGCTTCACAAAAAGGCATTTGGACGCTCTCCGCGTTTCTTTCACCCCGCGAGGCAGAACTTGCGCGCTTGGCGGCGAAACGCGAGTCGATTTTGGTACACGCAAATGGCGGATTTCCAGGTGCCGAACGGGTGCGCATCCTGTTTGCAGATGCGCAGGATGTAGAGCGTGACGCGTTTGAGATTGCCAGCCTTTCGATTACGTGTGGAGCACAGGAGCAAATGACACATGGACAGGTTCTCGGTTCCATTCTCGGGCTGGGACTTAACCGCGATGTTCTGGGTGATCTTTTGGTAGCGGGAAACACGGCGCATGTCTTTTGCACAGAGGCGATCAAGCCGTTTCTTCTTGCAACGCTTTTACGTGTAGGTCCGCATGCTGTGCGTGTGGTTGAGACGCGCGAATCGCTCGGATTTCAAAATGGTTTCGAGCATTGGGAAGAGCGCCAGTTTACGGTTTCGTCGCTTCGGCTCGACGCGTTTCTCGCGCATGCGTTTTCGATGTCAAGAAACAAGGCCGTGGAACCGATTCATGCAGGTTTGGTTCAGGTGAACCATCGCGTGAGCGACGATCCTTCTACGCCGCTTTGCGAAGGGGATTTGATCTCGCTGCGAGGGTTTGGTCGGGCAAAGGTGCTAGAACTGATGGGAACGTCGAAAAAGGGCCGACTCGTGATACGCGCAGGCCGAATGCGCTCAAAATAA
- a CDS encoding DivIVA domain-containing protein — protein MPLTPLDIHNKEFKRSLRGYNEDEVNDFLDRVIKDYEALIRQNKELEERCAQMEEQVRHFKSMEESLSKSIMLAQETSEELKVNARKEAQLVIREAEKNADRIVQDALNKARRTALELDEVKKQAAVFRARFRSLMQAQTEMLESTEWDKIAPEPIEDI, from the coding sequence ATGCCGCTTACCCCACTGGATATTCACAATAAAGAGTTTAAACGTTCGCTTCGCGGGTATAACGAAGATGAGGTCAATGATTTTTTGGATCGCGTCATTAAAGACTATGAGGCGCTGATTCGACAGAACAAAGAGCTCGAAGAACGCTGCGCCCAGATGGAGGAGCAGGTTCGCCATTTTAAGTCGATGGAAGAATCGCTCAGTAAATCCATCATGCTGGCTCAGGAAACCTCGGAAGAGTTAAAGGTGAACGCCCGCAAAGAAGCGCAACTGGTGATTCGGGAAGCTGAGAAAAACGCGGATCGCATTGTTCAGGATGCGCTGAACAAGGCGCGCCGAACGGCGCTTGAGCTCGATGAGGTAAAGAAGCAGGCAGCCGTTTTTCGCGCGCGTTTTCGCTCGCTGATGCAGGCGCAAACCGAAATGCTGGAGTCGACGGAGTGGGATAAAATAGCGCCTGAGCCGATTGAGGATATCTGA